One stretch of Fictibacillus sp. b24 DNA includes these proteins:
- the flhA gene encoding flagellar biosynthesis protein FlhA — MKARDMSVLAGVILIIAMLVIPLPTFMLDFLIITNISLALLIILIAMNTTQPLQFSIFPSLLLLVTLFRLGLNVSTTRSILSTGNAGNVVHTFGEFVVGGNILVGIVVFFILIIIQFIVITKGSERVSEVAARFTLDAMPGKQMSIDADLNAGMISDREAKERRETIEREADFYGAMDGASKFVKGDAIAGIIIVLINMLFGIIIGMLQMGLSFGESAELFTRMTVGDGLVSQIPALIISTATGIIVTRAASEGNLGFDISKQLLAYPIMLFVAGGTIIMLGLFTPINDFFTITIGGILAVGGYLLLKAEREQKEKEEVVEEDIQTEQLKSPESVVNLLQIDPIEFEFGYSLIPLADTSQGGDLLDRIVMIRRQLALELGMIVPVVRIRDNIQLQPNEYRIKIKGSQVAKGELLLDHYLAMSPGIEDEEVQGIETMEPAFGLPAIWIGEEMKERAEYSGYTVVDPPSVVSTHLTEVIKKHAHELIGRQETKQLVDHLKESYPAIVEEVTPDALTIGEVQKVLSKLLRERISIRNLAVIFETLADFAKMTKDTDLLTEYVRQGLSRQISKSYTNENEPLHVITLGGSVEKKIADAVQQTEHGNYLSLDPHDSQSIFDSITRELESGRSFDQSVVLLCSPAVRMYVRQLIERYLPDVAVLSYNELEPELEVKSVGVVNI; from the coding sequence ATGAAAGCTAGAGACATGAGTGTTTTAGCAGGGGTAATTTTAATAATTGCCATGCTCGTCATACCACTTCCAACCTTTATGTTGGATTTCTTAATCATAACAAATATATCTCTGGCACTTTTAATTATATTGATTGCCATGAATACTACACAGCCTCTCCAATTCTCTATATTCCCGTCATTGCTTTTGCTAGTGACACTTTTTAGACTTGGGCTAAACGTTTCGACAACAAGAAGTATCTTATCTACGGGCAATGCCGGAAACGTTGTACATACATTCGGTGAATTTGTAGTCGGTGGAAATATTTTAGTCGGTATTGTTGTATTCTTTATCCTGATTATCATTCAATTTATCGTTATAACGAAAGGATCAGAACGTGTATCTGAAGTAGCAGCAAGATTTACGCTCGATGCAATGCCTGGTAAGCAAATGAGTATCGATGCGGATCTTAACGCTGGTATGATTTCTGATCGGGAAGCGAAAGAAAGACGTGAAACAATTGAACGCGAGGCAGATTTTTATGGGGCGATGGACGGTGCGAGTAAATTCGTAAAAGGTGATGCAATCGCTGGTATTATTATCGTTTTAATCAACATGTTATTTGGAATTATAATTGGAATGCTTCAAATGGGGCTTAGTTTTGGTGAGAGTGCAGAATTGTTTACGAGAATGACCGTTGGTGATGGATTGGTTTCGCAAATACCAGCACTTATCATCTCAACTGCAACGGGAATAATCGTGACACGAGCAGCTTCAGAAGGAAATCTTGGTTTTGATATCAGCAAACAATTACTTGCCTATCCGATCATGCTTTTTGTGGCTGGCGGAACGATTATTATGCTCGGATTGTTCACACCAATCAATGACTTTTTCACGATTACGATCGGAGGAATTCTAGCAGTCGGGGGTTATCTGCTTTTAAAAGCAGAACGAGAACAAAAAGAAAAAGAAGAAGTGGTAGAAGAAGATATTCAGACTGAACAACTGAAGAGTCCTGAATCTGTCGTAAACCTTCTTCAAATCGATCCTATTGAGTTCGAATTTGGATACAGCTTAATACCGTTAGCAGATACCTCACAAGGCGGGGACTTGTTAGATAGAATCGTCATGATCAGAAGACAACTAGCTCTAGAGCTTGGCATGATTGTGCCGGTAGTCAGAATCAGAGACAACATACAGCTGCAGCCAAATGAATACAGAATCAAAATTAAAGGCAGTCAGGTCGCAAAAGGTGAGCTGTTGCTGGATCATTATTTGGCGATGAGCCCTGGAATTGAAGATGAAGAAGTACAAGGTATAGAAACGATGGAACCTGCTTTCGGTCTTCCTGCTATCTGGATCGGTGAAGAGATGAAAGAGCGCGCCGAATACTCAGGGTACACAGTGGTAGACCCGCCATCTGTAGTTTCAACACATCTAACAGAAGTAATTAAAAAGCACGCTCACGAATTGATCGGCAGACAGGAAACGAAACAGCTGGTAGATCATCTAAAAGAATCATACCCAGCAATAGTAGAGGAAGTTACCCCAGATGCGCTTACGATCGGTGAAGTTCAAAAAGTACTATCAAAACTCTTAAGAGAAAGAATATCCATTCGAAACTTAGCAGTTATTTTTGAAACATTAGCTGATTTTGCAAAAATGACAAAAGATACAGATTTATTAACCGAGTATGTAAGACAAGGTTTGTCCAGACAGATTTCTAAAAGTTACACAAATGAAAATGAACCATTGCATGTGATTACCTTGGGCGGGTCGGTCGAAAAAAAGATAGCCGACGCGGTTCAGCAAACAGAACACGGAAATTATCTTTCTCTTGATCCTCACGATTCACAGTCCATTTTTGACAGCATCACAAGAGAATTGGAATCTGGCAGAAGCTTCGACCAGTCAGTTGTACTGTTGTGTTCTCCTGCAGTAAGAATGTACGTGCGTCAGCTGATTGAAAGATATTTACCAGATGTGGCGGTATTATCGTATAACGAATTAGAACCTGAACTCGAAGTGAAAAGTGTAGGGGTGGTGAACATCTGA
- the flhB gene encoding flagellar biosynthesis protein FlhB codes for MKYPFHLQYFSQEKTEKATPKKRQESRKKGQVAKSADINAALVLFVSVMSLAFMGSWIGERLLHLFSYSLEKKLLYDVTETSIPKLFWELSMEVALILAPVMIAAMAGGVLANYLQVGFLFSTEAIQMKLERINPLSGFKRIYSVRALVELSKSLLKILFIGGVTFFVLWMERDVYLRMSLVSIEASLPVFGGLAIKMGLAASLVLLFLAFLDYMYQKYDFEKNIRMSKQDIKDEYKKSEGDPKIKGKIKEKQRQMAMRRMMQEVPKADVIITNPTHYAICLKYDDGNMDAPVVVAKGVDLIAQRIKEIAKEHNVAVVENKPLARTLYARVDIGHVIPEDLFKAVAEILAFVYRVKKKA; via the coding sequence ATGAAATACCCTTTTCACCTGCAATACTTTTCTCAAGAAAAAACAGAAAAAGCGACTCCTAAAAAAAGACAGGAAAGCCGTAAAAAAGGTCAGGTTGCTAAAAGTGCGGACATAAATGCAGCTCTTGTATTGTTTGTTTCCGTTATGTCTTTAGCTTTTATGGGGAGCTGGATTGGAGAGCGTTTGCTTCATCTCTTTTCATACAGTCTTGAAAAAAAGCTTTTATATGACGTAACAGAAACGAGCATTCCAAAGCTTTTCTGGGAACTCTCAATGGAAGTTGCCCTTATTCTAGCACCTGTGATGATTGCAGCAATGGCAGGTGGGGTACTAGCGAACTATTTGCAGGTTGGGTTTCTGTTTTCAACAGAAGCGATTCAGATGAAACTTGAACGGATCAACCCTTTATCAGGCTTTAAAAGAATCTACTCTGTTCGTGCGCTAGTTGAACTTTCGAAATCGCTTCTAAAAATTTTGTTCATAGGCGGCGTGACTTTCTTTGTTCTCTGGATGGAGCGGGATGTTTATTTAAGAATGAGTCTTGTAAGTATCGAGGCGTCACTTCCAGTTTTTGGAGGCTTGGCAATAAAAATGGGGTTAGCAGCTTCACTCGTTTTACTTTTTCTTGCGTTTCTTGATTATATGTATCAAAAATACGATTTTGAAAAGAACATTAGGATGTCTAAACAAGATATAAAAGATGAATACAAAAAATCCGAAGGTGATCCAAAGATAAAAGGAAAGATCAAGGAAAAACAAAGACAGATGGCTATGAGGAGAATGATGCAAGAAGTCCCTAAAGCGGATGTTATCATTACTAACCCTACACATTATGCGATCTGTTTAAAGTATGACGATGGCAATATGGATGCTCCCGTGGTTGTAGCCAAAGGAGTGGATCTCATTGCTCAAAGAATTAAAGAGATCGCAAAAGAACATAACGTAGCAGTTGTAGAGAACAAACCTCTAGCCAGAACGTTGTATGCACGAGTTGATATCGGTCATGTGATTCCAGAAGATCTTTTTAAAGCAGTAGCAGAAATATTAGCCTTTGTGTACCGAGTTAAGAAAAAAGCGTAA
- the fliR gene encoding flagellar biosynthetic protein FliR, with translation MIEFTAFPAFLLILTRVSAFFLTIPVFSNKNLPVVHKIGLSLFLSWIVLYAINPDPVSINGLFLLLIIKEAMIGLSIGFVAAIVFYAIQVAGGFIDLQMGFAIANVFDPQTGIQTPLMGRYLYTFAILFLLATDAHHMLLDGIFYSYKFLPLNSAIANFGNGGMTRFVISVFSGMFLVALQMAIPIVGTLFLADLALGIVARTVPQMNIFVIGLPVKILIALVLFLVIMPAFFVSVQLLVDQMRDSMINLMKLLGAA, from the coding sequence ATGATAGAGTTCACTGCATTTCCTGCCTTTTTATTGATCTTAACTAGAGTATCGGCATTTTTTTTAACAATTCCTGTGTTTTCGAATAAAAATTTACCCGTAGTTCACAAAATTGGACTTTCGTTATTTTTATCATGGATCGTGCTGTATGCGATAAACCCAGATCCTGTTTCTATAAATGGTTTGTTTCTTCTGTTGATAATAAAAGAAGCGATGATTGGGCTATCAATCGGTTTTGTTGCAGCGATTGTGTTTTATGCGATCCAAGTGGCTGGTGGATTTATTGATTTGCAGATGGGTTTTGCTATCGCGAACGTCTTTGACCCGCAGACTGGTATTCAAACTCCGCTCATGGGTAGGTATCTATACACATTTGCGATTCTATTCTTACTAGCTACTGATGCCCATCATATGCTGTTAGACGGTATCTTCTATAGCTATAAGTTTCTGCCGCTGAATTCGGCCATTGCTAATTTTGGGAATGGTGGCATGACTAGATTTGTAATAAGTGTATTTTCTGGAATGTTTCTAGTTGCTCTGCAGATGGCAATTCCGATTGTAGGAACTTTATTTTTAGCGGACTTAGCACTCGGTATTGTAGCGAGAACGGTCCCGCAGATGAACATTTTTGTTATTGGACTTCCTGTAAAGATTTTAATCGCACTTGTTTTATTTTTAGTGATAATGCCAGCCTTCTTCGTATCTGTTCAATTGCTGGTCGATCAAATGCGAGACAGTATGATTAATTTAATGAAATTGTTAGGGGCTGCTTAA
- the fliQ gene encoding flagellar biosynthesis protein FliQ: MDSQFVISLAEKGVYMTLLLCGPLLALALVVGLIVSIFQATTQIQEQTLAFIPKIVAVLVGLVFFGPWMLSQILGFTSNIFQNLHNYIGL, from the coding sequence ATGGATTCTCAATTTGTAATATCTTTGGCTGAAAAAGGGGTATACATGACTTTGCTTTTATGCGGACCATTACTCGCATTAGCACTGGTTGTAGGTTTGATCGTCAGTATTTTTCAAGCCACCACACAGATTCAGGAACAGACACTCGCTTTTATTCCAAAGATCGTGGCGGTTTTAGTAGGACTCGTTTTTTTCGGACCTTGGATGCTGTCACAAATTTTAGGCTTCACATCAAATATCTTTCAAAATTTACACAATTACATAGGATTATAA
- the fliP gene encoding flagellar type III secretion system pore protein FliP (The bacterial flagellar biogenesis protein FliP forms a type III secretion system (T3SS)-type pore required for flagellar assembly.) has protein sequence MNEFIPGLDLDFINNSDPANMETTIQLLLLLTVLSLAPSILILMTCFTRIIIVLSFVRTSLATQQMPPNQVLIGIALFLTFFIMAPVLHEVNKEAVQPLVKGEITQEEAFDKGSLPIKEFMAKHTRQKDLMLFMEYSGAKKPESIKDIPLTTLVPAYAISELKTAFQIGFMIFVPFLIIDMVVASILMAMGMMMLPPVMISLPFKILLFVLVDGWYLIVKSLLLSY, from the coding sequence ATGAATGAATTTATTCCTGGTTTAGATTTGGATTTTATAAACAATAGCGATCCAGCCAATATGGAAACAACCATTCAGCTTTTGTTGCTCTTAACTGTGCTTTCGCTGGCTCCTAGTATTCTGATTCTCATGACATGTTTTACGAGAATCATCATTGTCTTATCTTTCGTCAGAACATCGCTCGCAACACAGCAGATGCCGCCGAACCAGGTACTAATTGGTATCGCCTTATTCTTAACTTTTTTTATTATGGCACCTGTTCTGCATGAAGTGAACAAAGAAGCTGTTCAGCCTTTAGTAAAAGGTGAGATTACTCAGGAGGAAGCTTTTGATAAAGGAAGTCTTCCGATTAAAGAATTTATGGCAAAGCACACAAGGCAGAAAGATCTCATGCTGTTTATGGAATATTCTGGAGCAAAAAAGCCCGAAAGTATTAAAGATATCCCTTTAACCACTCTAGTGCCAGCTTATGCGATCAGTGAATTAAAGACGGCGTTTCAAATTGGATTTATGATTTTTGTACCATTTTTGATTATTGATATGGTCGTTGCTTCTATTTTAATGGCTATGGGGATGATGATGCTGCCTCCTGTTATGATATCACTGCCATTTAAGATTTTATTATTTGTACTAGTGGATGGCTGGTACCTCATCGTCAAATCATTGCTATTAAGCTACTAG
- a CDS encoding flagellar biosynthetic protein FliO yields MYRWLISIFAAVCLSFVPYSVQAEGSGSGKSVWDSVNDSSQKSDKEQTPQVNTANTSDSGSTFMMLVKLVFMLGVVLAILFFVLRFIQKKSVRFQVGKNLQSLGGIGIGQNRSVQLIKTGNSVLVVGVGDTVNLLKEITDETEVQMMLDQYQAQNTAQNVSAITSHLKSKWLKSKDEIRDEGGSSQTVSFKNMLNSIVEDKKEQQREIQKALEKGKHHE; encoded by the coding sequence ATGTATAGATGGTTAATCAGTATTTTTGCAGCAGTTTGCCTTTCGTTTGTACCATACAGCGTACAAGCGGAAGGCAGCGGTTCAGGAAAAAGCGTCTGGGACTCAGTAAATGACTCTAGTCAAAAAAGCGACAAAGAACAAACACCGCAAGTAAATACAGCTAACACTTCTGATAGCGGAAGCACTTTTATGATGCTTGTTAAACTAGTTTTTATGCTCGGAGTCGTTCTAGCGATCTTGTTTTTTGTATTACGTTTTATCCAAAAAAAGTCAGTTCGTTTTCAAGTTGGAAAGAACCTGCAGTCTTTAGGCGGGATCGGTATTGGGCAGAATCGTTCTGTTCAGCTTATCAAAACTGGAAATTCAGTCTTGGTAGTGGGTGTTGGGGATACGGTGAATCTATTAAAAGAGATTACAGATGAAACCGAAGTTCAAATGATGCTCGATCAGTACCAGGCTCAAAACACGGCTCAAAACGTCTCAGCGATAACGAGTCATTTAAAATCAAAATGGTTAAAAAGTAAAGATGAAATTCGTGATGAAGGTGGAAGCAGTCAGACAGTTTCCTTTAAAAATATGCTGAATTCGATTGTAGAGGACAAGAAGGAACAACAAAGAGAAATTCAGAAAGCACTAGAGAAAGGGAAACATCATGAATGA
- a CDS encoding response regulator, with translation MGERILVVDDAAFMRMMIKDILVKNGFDVVGEAADGAQAIEKFQELKPDLVTMDITMPEMDGISALKEIKKTNPDAKIIMCSAMGQQAMVIDAIQAGAKDFIVKPFAADRVIEAIKKTLG, from the coding sequence ATGGGAGAGCGTATTTTAGTTGTAGATGATGCAGCATTTATGAGAATGATGATTAAAGATATTCTAGTCAAAAACGGTTTTGATGTTGTAGGTGAAGCGGCAGATGGTGCGCAAGCCATCGAGAAGTTTCAAGAGTTAAAACCTGACTTAGTAACAATGGATATTACAATGCCTGAGATGGATGGAATCTCAGCATTAAAAGAGATCAAAAAAACAAACCCCGATGCAAAGATCATTATGTGTTCAGCGATGGGTCAGCAAGCAATGGTAATTGATGCGATTCAAGCAGGAGCAAAAGACTTTATCGTAAAGCCATTTGCAGCTGATCGCGTTATTGAAGCGATTAAGAAGACTTTAGGCTAA
- the fliY gene encoding flagellar motor switch phosphatase FliY encodes MVSGDMLSQDEIDALLNGGSASSSGVTETEDYLSSIEQDALGEIGNISFGSAATALSTLLNQKVEITTPTVSVVKRTELKDEFPIPHVAVQVTYTEGIEGANLLVIRKTDAQIIADLMLGGEGTNPSPDFGELQLSAVGEAMNQMMGSASTSMSTIFNKKVDISPPKIDFLDVESNTSLIPDEEILVKVSFRLKVGELIDSNIMQLIDADFSKNLVHKLMNPEPVMPNEPVADYVPQKEDAAPAQPYTHYEEPVQRETRPMPAPSYQPQMRDVSVQPASFSDFGDFESNQTETKNLDMLLDIPLQVTVELGRTKKTIKDILEMSQGSIVELDKLAGEPVDIFVNQKMIAKGEVVVIDENFGVRVTEILSQRDRLEKLK; translated from the coding sequence ATGGTAAGTGGAGATATGCTTTCACAAGACGAAATTGATGCTTTGCTGAATGGTGGAAGTGCTTCCTCGTCCGGAGTGACCGAAACCGAAGATTATTTATCTTCTATTGAGCAAGATGCGTTAGGTGAGATTGGAAACATTTCTTTTGGCAGTGCTGCAACTGCGCTATCAACCCTTTTAAACCAAAAGGTAGAAATTACGACACCTACTGTAAGTGTAGTGAAAAGGACGGAATTAAAAGACGAGTTTCCAATTCCTCATGTCGCTGTTCAAGTAACTTACACTGAAGGAATTGAAGGAGCAAACTTACTTGTGATCCGAAAAACGGATGCACAGATCATTGCAGACTTGATGCTTGGCGGTGAAGGAACGAATCCTTCTCCTGATTTCGGTGAACTTCAGCTGAGTGCAGTAGGTGAAGCGATGAATCAGATGATGGGCTCTGCTTCTACGTCCATGTCGACGATTTTTAACAAAAAGGTCGATATTTCACCGCCTAAGATTGATTTTCTGGACGTTGAATCAAACACAAGCTTAATTCCAGATGAAGAGATATTAGTAAAAGTATCATTCAGGCTCAAAGTAGGTGAACTGATCGATTCAAATATCATGCAGTTAATCGATGCAGATTTCTCTAAGAATCTAGTACATAAACTTATGAATCCTGAACCTGTGATGCCGAATGAACCTGTTGCAGATTATGTTCCTCAGAAAGAAGATGCTGCACCAGCGCAACCTTACACTCATTATGAGGAACCGGTTCAGCGAGAAACAAGACCGATGCCTGCACCTTCCTATCAGCCGCAGATGAGGGATGTTTCCGTTCAGCCTGCAAGCTTTTCAGACTTTGGAGATTTTGAATCGAACCAAACGGAGACAAAGAATCTAGATATGCTGCTGGATATTCCGCTTCAAGTAACAGTTGAATTAGGAAGAACGAAGAAAACGATTAAGGATATCTTAGAAATGTCTCAAGGCTCGATTGTAGAGCTTGATAAATTAGCAGGTGAACCAGTAGATATTTTTGTTAATCAAAAAATGATCGCAAAAGGCGAGGTTGTTGTTATTGACGAGAATTTTGGAGTTCGTGTAACAGAGATTTTAAGCCAGCGTGATCGCTTAGAAAAATTGAAGTAA